The following are encoded in a window of Candidatus Fluviicola riflensis genomic DNA:
- a CDS encoding transketolase, giving the protein MEIQQLTAIASQVRRDILRMVAGANSGHPGGSLGCADFLTVLYFDIMHHKPDSFSMDGKGEDLFFLSNGHISPVWYSVLARSGYFPADELSTFRKLNARLQGHPSTDKKIPGVRVASGSLGQGLSVALGAAQTKKLNNDPSLVYTLHGDGELQEGQIWEAAMYAAANKVDNVIATIDYNGRQIDGDVEVVLSLGNLAQKWQAFGWEVLEMDGHNIPEIIETMNKAKKMSRNGKPIVIIMKTEMGQGVDFMMGSHKWHGVAPNPEQLASAMTQLEETLGDY; this is encoded by the coding sequence ATGGAAATCCAACAATTAACGGCAATTGCCAGTCAAGTCAGAAGAGATATTTTACGCATGGTCGCAGGCGCCAATTCCGGGCACCCGGGTGGATCGCTTGGCTGTGCCGATTTTTTAACTGTTCTGTACTTTGACATAATGCACCACAAACCCGATTCATTCTCAATGGACGGAAAAGGAGAAGACCTGTTCTTTTTGTCGAACGGGCACATTTCTCCGGTTTGGTACAGCGTTTTGGCACGTTCGGGGTATTTTCCGGCTGATGAATTGAGTACATTCCGTAAGTTGAACGCCCGTTTGCAGGGTCATCCGAGTACTGATAAAAAAATACCAGGGGTTCGTGTGGCTTCCGGTTCATTGGGACAGGGACTTTCTGTAGCACTTGGTGCCGCTCAAACTAAAAAACTGAACAACGATCCTTCATTGGTTTATACGCTGCATGGCGACGGTGAATTGCAGGAAGGACAAATCTGGGAAGCAGCTATGTATGCGGCCGCTAATAAGGTAGATAATGTGATTGCAACGATCGACTACAACGGCCGCCAGATCGACGGTGACGTAGAAGTTGTATTGTCGCTTGGCAACCTGGCACAAAAGTGGCAGGCTTTTGGTTGGGAAGTTCTTGAAATGGACGGACACAACATTCCGGAGATCATTGAAACGATGAATAAAGCAAAAAAAATGTCACGAAACGGGAAACCAATCGTTATCATCATGAAAACCGAAATGGGACAAGGTGTTGATTTCATGATGGGTTCACATAAATGGCATGGTGTAGCGCCAAATCCGGAACAATTGGCAAGCGCTATGACCCAGTTGGAAGAAACGTTGGGAGATTATTAA